The following are from one region of the Advenella mimigardefordensis DPN7 genome:
- a CDS encoding DUF6999 family protein — MTSKQPEFLKNGHNPEDPSPWLASYLDQSTPLPEEVKQAWLVDSSSGSRQYLLPFLRPLARLCIILIQVVKTFLPRRWAQSALLHRILVWGLKRFVSPQANWLILRHFHLGSQILAFIAANSPAPITTSPLTPETIDELKDHLFVKHDINLYNFVIRLNQALQDADKRLGPVENPDFSMLHEPTVQLQDMPETRSNVLDLQSAIELFTPLYQLLLTDNDFWRAANSLQLDETIGIYAARILQAPEHLMLVNNHHPLVPLSTLRAGHRLVLHGLSSEMLHCLLLQKKREYEAKQAAPYDPVAEQAG; from the coding sequence GTGACAAGTAAACAACCTGAATTTCTGAAAAACGGTCATAACCCCGAGGATCCAAGCCCCTGGCTGGCGTCCTATCTTGATCAAAGCACCCCGCTGCCCGAGGAGGTCAAGCAGGCCTGGCTGGTCGATTCCAGCTCAGGCTCGCGCCAGTATCTATTACCCTTTTTGCGACCCCTGGCGCGCCTGTGCATTATTCTGATTCAGGTCGTCAAGACGTTCCTGCCACGACGCTGGGCCCAGTCGGCACTCCTGCATCGCATTCTGGTATGGGGGCTTAAACGTTTCGTATCGCCGCAGGCCAATTGGCTGATCCTGCGGCATTTTCATCTGGGTTCGCAGATCCTGGCTTTCATCGCCGCCAACTCGCCGGCACCTATTACGACAAGTCCGCTAACGCCTGAAACCATAGACGAGCTGAAAGACCACCTCTTCGTTAAGCATGATATCAATCTATACAACTTCGTCATTCGCCTGAATCAGGCCTTGCAGGATGCAGACAAGCGCCTGGGCCCGGTAGAAAATCCCGATTTTTCAATGTTGCATGAACCAACTGTTCAATTGCAGGACATGCCCGAGACCCGCAGCAATGTGCTGGACCTGCAAAGTGCCATTGAGTTGTTCACGCCGCTTTATCAATTGCTGCTCACCGATAATGATTTCTGGCGTGCGGCGAACTCGCTGCAGCTGGATGAGACCATCGGCATCTACGCGGCCCGGATTCTGCAGGCACCGGAACATCTGATGCTGGTGAACAATCACCATCCGCTGGTGCCGCTGTCGACCTTGCGCGCCGGACACAGACTGGTGCTGCATGGCTTGTCATCCGAAATGCTGCATTGTCTGTTGCTGCAGAAAAAACGGGAGTACGAAGCCAAACAGGCAGCGCCGTATGACCCTGTCGCGGAACAGGCCGGGTAA
- a CDS encoding StlD/DarB family beta-ketosynthase has translation MPIEFDQVYLQQASYFLPGEPVDNERMDAFIAPLNRISGRIKQRILAENGIKQRYYAIDPDGNTTHTNAMLASAAVTDCLQRGQLTLSDISLLASGSSGGDTLMPGFANMIQGQLSAPPMETVSIHGICAAGVSAIQAVAQGIQSGAHAHGIAVASEMPSRLFKRSRFASRGYDADFDAHFLRWMLSDGAGAVLLSGNHHAGQSILPGLRIRLKWIHQRSFSGDYPVCMQLGLSADRQRGHLDYPSWAEAEADGALALRQDIRLLPHLFDIGIHEYVKLVRDKWVDPARIRHFLCHYSSEKFIPVVADLLDKAGLAIAREHWFSNLAWRGNTGAASIMIMLAEFLQTKTLAAGDQILCYVPESGRFMTAYMLLEVEDDDAPSQPGAQSQPGDRQAIPPAAGVSTRSRSGELSTTLDAEDIGPPHDPAHAPQGLAPLLTELATIWHDYRSRVWRTPLVSALRERRFDTQDYINWTAHWIPQVRQGTQWMRKAVGSLSAQYAPLAELIKLHAGEEQNDFQILFEDYRKAGGTIEDIDTLRRNPGGEALNAYLHGLAETVNPIGLLGAIYIIEGTGQRIVPALLPLLRATLPLPADAFRFLEYHGHNDEHHLQRWLVAVSLALDCDNRGRAERQIVDTARRTAALYLMQFHHAKEYES, from the coding sequence ATGCCTATTGAATTTGATCAAGTCTATTTGCAGCAAGCCAGCTATTTTTTACCCGGAGAGCCGGTGGATAACGAGCGCATGGATGCATTCATCGCGCCGCTTAACCGTATTTCCGGGCGAATCAAACAGCGCATTCTTGCAGAAAACGGCATTAAGCAACGTTATTACGCCATAGATCCGGACGGCAACACAACGCATACGAATGCCATGCTTGCATCAGCGGCCGTGACCGACTGCCTGCAACGCGGGCAACTCACCCTGTCGGATATTTCGCTGCTGGCCAGCGGCTCTTCCGGCGGCGATACGCTTATGCCCGGTTTTGCCAATATGATTCAGGGCCAGCTGTCGGCGCCGCCTATGGAAACCGTCTCGATTCACGGCATTTGTGCGGCCGGCGTGTCCGCCATTCAGGCCGTCGCACAGGGCATACAGAGCGGCGCACATGCACATGGAATCGCGGTAGCCAGCGAAATGCCTTCCCGTCTGTTCAAACGCTCCAGGTTCGCTTCGCGTGGATATGATGCCGATTTTGATGCGCATTTTCTGCGCTGGATGTTATCGGACGGAGCTGGTGCCGTTCTGCTCTCGGGCAACCACCACGCGGGTCAATCGATTCTGCCCGGTCTGCGTATCAGACTCAAATGGATACACCAGCGTTCCTTCTCTGGCGATTATCCGGTCTGCATGCAATTGGGTTTGTCGGCCGACCGCCAGCGTGGCCATCTTGATTATCCCTCCTGGGCAGAGGCCGAAGCCGATGGCGCGCTGGCGTTACGCCAGGATATCCGGCTCCTGCCGCATCTGTTTGATATCGGTATTCACGAATACGTCAAACTGGTGCGTGACAAGTGGGTTGACCCGGCACGTATCCGTCACTTCCTGTGCCATTATTCGTCGGAAAAATTCATTCCGGTGGTTGCAGACCTGCTGGATAAGGCCGGACTGGCTATTGCCCGCGAGCATTGGTTCAGTAATCTGGCCTGGCGTGGCAATACCGGCGCAGCTTCCATCATGATTATGCTGGCTGAGTTTCTGCAAACGAAAACCCTGGCGGCGGGTGATCAGATCCTGTGCTACGTGCCTGAATCCGGCCGGTTCATGACCGCATATATGCTGCTGGAAGTGGAGGACGATGACGCCCCATCACAACCGGGTGCGCAGTCACAGCCGGGCGACCGGCAAGCAATCCCGCCTGCTGCAGGCGTGTCGACCCGCTCACGTTCAGGCGAGCTTTCCACCACACTGGATGCCGAAGACATCGGGCCGCCACACGATCCGGCCCACGCACCGCAAGGTCTTGCTCCATTGCTGACCGAACTGGCCACCATCTGGCACGATTACCGTTCCCGGGTGTGGCGCACGCCGCTAGTCAGCGCATTGCGCGAACGCCGCTTTGATACGCAGGACTATATCAACTGGACGGCCCACTGGATTCCTCAGGTGCGTCAGGGTACCCAGTGGATGCGTAAGGCTGTAGGCTCATTGTCAGCGCAATATGCACCGCTGGCCGAGCTGATTAAGCTGCATGCGGGAGAAGAACAAAACGACTTTCAGATTCTTTTCGAAGATTATCGCAAGGCGGGCGGCACGATAGAAGATATCGATACATTGCGTCGCAACCCAGGTGGTGAAGCACTGAACGCTTATTTGCATGGCCTGGCCGAGACCGTCAACCCCATTGGATTGCTGGGCGCAATCTACATTATAGAAGGCACCGGCCAGCGCATCGTCCCTGCCCTGCTGCCATTGCTGAGGGCCACGCTGCCGCTGCCGGCGGACGCATTCCGGTTTCTGGAATATCATGGCCATAACGATGAGCATCATCTGCAGCGCTGGCTGGTGGCTGTGTCCCTGGCGCTCGACTGCGATAACCGGGGTCGTGCTGAACGTCAGATTGTGGATACGGCGCGACGGACAGCAGCACTTTATCTCATGCAGTTTCATCATGCAAAAGAGTACGAATCGTGA
- a CDS encoding fatty acid desaturase, with protein sequence MTPQSNQSGAASGSFDPQHKRVPRLKYARDWQSLLYMAAFPALVIWQWLYGFSVALYLILLFLTLGIGVIHHNHTHVRMWHGKRANRCTDMLITLLQGHPTCVFFPTHVANHHRYKHGELDVARTYRFAAGDTNTLPGYLLHPFQAISVLYPAIYNWLGRMRRYYPGVWRYCIRQYVLWLLLWTTLLTLNPGKALLFVIVPQLHGLHWLLATNYLQHAHADGAAQGRQAGSPIAFARNFEGWVNPLLFNIGLHTAHHEHGRTHWSRLTQLHEQQYRSRTHPAMLERGLASYMIRTFIMGTFSQRYRSQSLMHSDANRLPPPTT encoded by the coding sequence ATGACACCGCAGAGCAATCAATCCGGTGCTGCAAGTGGCTCTTTTGATCCACAACACAAGCGCGTTCCCCGGTTAAAATACGCCAGGGACTGGCAAAGCCTGCTGTACATGGCGGCCTTTCCGGCGCTGGTGATCTGGCAATGGCTTTACGGCTTTTCTGTGGCCCTGTACCTGATCCTGTTGTTTCTGACCCTGGGAATTGGCGTGATCCATCACAACCATACGCATGTGCGCATGTGGCACGGCAAGCGTGCCAATCGCTGTACAGATATGCTCATTACACTGCTGCAAGGCCATCCCACTTGCGTGTTTTTTCCTACGCATGTCGCCAATCATCACCGCTACAAGCACGGTGAACTGGATGTTGCCCGCACCTATCGGTTTGCGGCAGGCGACACCAATACACTGCCCGGTTATTTGCTGCATCCTTTTCAGGCGATCAGTGTGCTGTATCCCGCCATTTATAACTGGCTGGGAAGGATGCGTCGCTATTACCCAGGAGTCTGGCGTTATTGCATACGTCAGTATGTGCTCTGGCTCCTGCTCTGGACAACACTATTAACGCTTAACCCGGGCAAGGCCCTCCTGTTTGTCATTGTCCCGCAGCTGCATGGGCTGCACTGGTTACTGGCAACCAATTATCTGCAACACGCTCATGCCGATGGCGCTGCACAGGGGCGCCAGGCGGGATCCCCGATCGCATTTGCCCGTAATTTCGAAGGCTGGGTCAATCCCCTTCTGTTTAATATCGGTTTACACACCGCGCATCACGAACATGGTCGCACCCACTGGTCGCGACTGACCCAATTGCACGAACAGCAGTACCGCAGTCGGACGCATCCGGCCATGCTGGAACGCGGCCTGGCCAGTTACATGATACGCACCTTTATCATGGGCACGTTCAGCCAGCGCTATCGCAGCCAGTCACTGATGCATTCCGATGCCAACCGCCTGCCTCCGCCCACGACCTGA
- a CDS encoding arsenic transporter: MLIALAIFILTMILVIWQPRGLGVGWSAMLGAALALMTGTIHFSDIPVVWAIIWNATATFIAIIIISLLLDEAGFFEWAALHIARWGKERGRVLFCLVILLGAAVSALFANDGAALILTPIVMAMLTALGFGPAATLAFVMAAGFIADTASLPLIVSNLVNIVSADFFHISFARYAQVMVPVNLISVAATLLVLAFYFLRDIPVTYNAAALKAPASAIIDRRTFITGWLVLAMLLLGFFLLEDSGIPVSVIASAGALILWIVAGQGHVIRTRKVLREAPWSIVFFSLGMYLVVYGLRNAGLTGYITQALNLLADTGIWTATVGTGMLTALLSSVMNNLPTVLIGALSIETSQATGVVREAMIYANVIGSDLGPKITPVGSLATLLWLHVLARKGMRITWGYYFRVGIVLTLPVLLITLAALVLRLQLG; the protein is encoded by the coding sequence ATGTTGATCGCACTTGCTATTTTCATCCTGACCATGATTCTGGTTATCTGGCAGCCACGCGGTCTGGGGGTTGGCTGGAGCGCGATGCTGGGCGCTGCGCTGGCGCTGATGACAGGCACCATCCATTTTTCTGATATTCCGGTAGTATGGGCAATTATCTGGAACGCGACCGCAACGTTTATTGCCATTATCATTATCAGCCTGTTATTGGACGAGGCAGGCTTTTTCGAATGGGCCGCGCTACACATCGCGCGCTGGGGGAAAGAGCGAGGCCGTGTCCTCTTCTGTCTGGTGATTCTGTTAGGTGCGGCCGTCTCTGCCTTATTTGCCAATGATGGTGCGGCCCTTATCCTTACACCGATTGTAATGGCGATGCTCACGGCGCTGGGCTTCGGTCCGGCGGCAACCCTTGCATTTGTGATGGCCGCCGGCTTCATTGCCGACACGGCCAGTTTGCCATTGATCGTATCGAATCTGGTTAATATTGTATCGGCCGATTTTTTCCATATCAGCTTTGCCCGGTATGCGCAGGTGATGGTGCCGGTAAACCTGATATCGGTCGCGGCCACCTTACTGGTACTGGCATTTTATTTCCTCAGGGATATTCCCGTCACCTATAACGCTGCCGCCCTGAAAGCCCCGGCTTCAGCGATTATTGATCGGCGCACGTTTATTACAGGTTGGCTGGTGCTGGCCATGTTACTTCTTGGATTTTTCCTGCTTGAAGATAGCGGGATTCCTGTCAGTGTGATTGCCTCTGCGGGCGCGCTGATACTGTGGATTGTTGCCGGTCAGGGACATGTAATTCGCACCCGCAAGGTCTTGCGCGAAGCTCCGTGGTCTATCGTCTTTTTCTCGCTTGGCATGTACCTGGTCGTCTATGGTCTGCGTAATGCCGGTCTGACCGGATATATCACACAGGCCCTCAACCTGCTGGCAGACACTGGCATCTGGACGGCCACGGTGGGAACCGGCATGCTCACCGCCCTGCTCTCCTCTGTGATGAATAATCTGCCCACGGTGCTGATCGGCGCCCTGTCGATTGAAACCAGCCAGGCCACAGGCGTGGTTCGTGAAGCCATGATTTACGCGAACGTTATCGGTAGTGACCTGGGTCCGAAAATCACGCCGGTGGGCAGCCTGGCAACCTTACTATGGCTGCACGTGCTGGCACGCAAGGGCATGCGAATCACCTGGGGCTACTATTTCCGGGTGGGTATCGTCCTTACGCTACCGGTGTTATTGATTACGCTTGCGGCACTGGTATTGCGTTTGCAATTAGGGTGA
- a CDS encoding sterol desaturase family protein: MGQVFLSLSAWQVIFWGLLFFGGIYLLLGSLTWLLTRHLLPSLGIGHVLDPRPVTAAQLRHELTWSGLSVLIFGVGMIFPWGLLQLGWAALDPNPSGWQIVVEILALAIWNDIHFWLNHRMLHTRWLRRFHLPHHRSVVTTPFSTYSFHPIEALMLGNVILLPMLLHDFSFWALFSVPLFSLFFNCIGHANYDFFPNVSYAHWFAASRRHHLHHACYNGNYGFQFTFMDRLFGTRLPADAARAVVERVTRRRQAESIDAGPV; this comes from the coding sequence ATGGGTCAAGTCTTTCTCTCTCTGTCCGCATGGCAGGTTATCTTCTGGGGGCTGCTGTTTTTTGGCGGTATTTATCTGCTATTGGGCAGCCTCACCTGGTTGTTAACCCGGCATCTTTTGCCGTCACTGGGTATCGGACATGTTCTGGACCCACGGCCGGTGACGGCGGCCCAGTTGCGCCATGAGCTTACCTGGTCGGGGTTGTCTGTTCTTATTTTCGGTGTCGGCATGATTTTCCCCTGGGGGCTGCTGCAGCTCGGCTGGGCTGCGCTGGACCCGAATCCTTCGGGTTGGCAGATCGTGGTGGAAATTCTGGCTCTCGCCATCTGGAACGACATTCATTTCTGGCTCAACCATCGAATGCTGCATACGCGATGGCTGCGCCGGTTCCATTTGCCGCATCATCGTTCGGTGGTTACAACGCCCTTTTCCACCTACAGCTTTCATCCGATCGAAGCCCTGATGCTGGGTAATGTGATTCTGTTGCCCATGCTTTTGCATGATTTCAGTTTCTGGGCGCTGTTCTCGGTGCCACTGTTCAGTCTGTTCTTCAATTGTATTGGCCATGCCAATTATGATTTCTTCCCGAATGTCTCCTATGCGCATTGGTTTGCGGCCAGTCGTCGCCATCACCTGCATCATGCCTGCTATAACGGCAACTACGGTTTTCAATTCACTTTCATGGACAGGTTGTTCGGCACACGCCTTCCGGCGGATGCTGCGCGTGCTGTTGTGGAGCGCGTGACCCGGCGCAGGCAGGCTGAGTCGATAGACGCGGGTCCGGTATGA